A genomic segment from Nocardiopsis sp. Huas11 encodes:
- a CDS encoding dihydroorotate dehydrogenase yields the protein MNADLRTRLGAMELPNPVVTAAGCAGAGRELAQFFDVAQIGAVTTKSVMLEPHAGRPAPRMAETPSGMLSTTGMQGPGVDVFLQRDLPWLLSRGGRAIVSIAGAGVNEFGELARRVSEAEGVSAIEVNLSCANHADPAGRYFADDPAQAAAVVQTVRSHARSDLPVLAKLSADVPDVVDLAGACVAARADGLTMINTVRGLAVDSRTLRPAVAGGMGGLSGPALRPIAVGCVFRVHEALPDVPIIGVGGVRTGADVMEFMAAGASAVAVGTVNFSDPSACARVLREFTEALDARGIARARDLVGVAHRPGAGV from the coding sequence GTGAACGCAGATCTCAGGACGCGGTTGGGCGCCATGGAGCTGCCCAACCCCGTGGTGACCGCCGCCGGGTGCGCCGGAGCAGGGCGCGAGCTGGCCCAGTTCTTCGACGTCGCCCAGATCGGCGCCGTCACGACCAAGTCGGTGATGCTGGAGCCGCACGCCGGACGCCCCGCGCCCCGCATGGCCGAGACGCCGAGCGGCATGCTCAGCACCACGGGCATGCAGGGCCCGGGCGTGGACGTGTTCCTGCAGCGGGACCTGCCGTGGCTGCTGTCCAGGGGCGGCCGGGCGATCGTGTCGATCGCCGGCGCGGGCGTGAACGAGTTCGGCGAGCTGGCCCGCCGCGTCTCCGAGGCCGAGGGCGTCAGCGCCATCGAGGTCAACCTGTCCTGCGCCAACCATGCCGACCCCGCGGGCCGGTACTTCGCCGACGACCCCGCCCAGGCCGCCGCGGTGGTCCAGACGGTGCGCTCGCACGCCCGTTCGGACCTGCCCGTGCTGGCCAAGCTCTCCGCCGACGTCCCCGACGTGGTGGACCTGGCCGGGGCGTGCGTGGCGGCCCGCGCCGACGGCCTGACGATGATCAACACCGTGCGCGGCCTGGCGGTGGACTCGCGCACCCTGCGCCCGGCGGTGGCCGGGGGGATGGGCGGGCTGTCCGGTCCCGCGCTGCGCCCGATCGCGGTGGGGTGCGTCTTCCGGGTGCACGAGGCCCTGCCGGACGTGCCGATCATCGGCGTGGGCGGGGTCCGCACGGGGGCGGACGTGATGGAGTTCATGGCGGCGGGCGCCAGCGCCGTCGCCGTCGGGACGGTCAACTTCTCCGACCCCTCGGCCTGCGCTCGGGTGCTCAGGGAGTTCACCGAGGCCCTCGACGCGCGGGGCATCGCGCGCGCCCGGGACCTCGTGGGCGTCGCCCACCGGCCCGGCGCCGGGGTCTGA